One window from the genome of Panthera leo isolate Ple1 chromosome D3, P.leo_Ple1_pat1.1, whole genome shotgun sequence encodes:
- the VPREB3 gene encoding pre-B lymphocyte protein 3 yields MACWHLALLLTGALLSGLAQPDALLVFPGQVAQLSCILSPRHAIIGEYGVSWYQQRAGSAPRHLLYYRSEEDYHRPPDIPDRFSAATDAAHNACILTISPVQPEDDADYYCSVGYIS; encoded by the exons ATGGCCTGCTGGCATCTGGCCCTTCTTCTGACTGGGGCCCTCCTGTCAG GCTTGGCCCAGCCGGATGCACTGCTTGTCTTCCCAGGTCAAGTGGCCCAACTCTCCTGCATTCTCAGCCCCCGCCATGCCATCATTGGGGAGTACGGCGTGTCTTGGTATCAGCAACGGGCAGGCAGTGCCCCCCGACACCTCCTCTACTACCGCTCAGAGGAGGACTACCACCGGCCCCCTGACATCCCTGACCGCTTCTCAGCAGCCACGGACGCCGCCCACAACGCCTGCATTCTGACCATCAGCCCTGTGCAGCCTGAGGATGATGCAGATTATTACTGCTCTGTGGGTTACATATCCTAG
- the ZNF70 gene encoding zinc finger protein 70, with translation MEVPPAAKLGETFVFEDGLEMQQELFPEEDLGDPFLQERGLEQMAVIYKEIPLGEKDEEHDDYEGNFSLCSSPVQHQSTPLVHRPQDDDLFGQTFLQKSDLSMCQIIHSGEEPSRRDCEQVSRVHAGPNEPHRTAPPAKPYACRECGKAFSQSSHLLRHLVIHTGEKPYECCECGKAFSQSSHLLRHQIIHTGEKPYECRECGKAFRQSSALTQHQKTHTGKRPYECRECGKDFSRSSSLRKHERIHTGEKPYQCKECGKSFNQSSGLSQHRKIHTLKKPHECELCGKAFCHRSHLIRHQRIHTGKKPYKCEECGKAFSQSSNLIEHRKTHTGEKPYKCHKCGKAFSQSSSLIEHQRIHTGEKPYECGQCGKAFCHSSALIQHQRIHTGKKPYTCNECGKAFRHRSALIEHYKTHTREKPYECNKCGKSFRGSSHLIRHQKIHAGEKL, from the coding sequence ATGGAGGTTCCCCCAGCAGCCAAGCTTGGTGAGACCTTTGTGTTTGAGGACGGATTAGAGATGCAGCAAGAACTTTTCCCAGAGGAGGACCTGGGGGACCCTTTTCTTCAGGAAAGAGGCTTAGAGCAAATGGCTGTTATTTATAAGGAGATCCCTCTTGGGGAGAAGGACGAGGAACATGACGATTATGAGGGCAATTTTAGTCTGTGCTCAAGCCCTGTTCAGCATCAGAGTACCCCCCTGGTACACAGACCCCAGGACGATGACCTTTTCGGCCAAACCTTCCTCCAGAAATCAGACCTTAGTATGTGTCAGATAATCCACAGTGGAGAAGAACCCAGTAGACGTGACTGTGAACAGGTGAGCAGGGTGCATGCAGGACCTAATGAACCTCACAGAACTGCGCCGCCAGCAAAACCCTACGCGTGTCgggaatgtgggaaggccttcagcCAGAGCTCCCACCTTCTCCGGCACCTGGTGATTCACACCGGGGAGAAACCCTACGAGTGTTGTGAGTGCGGGAAGGCCTTCAGCCAGAGCTCGCACCTTCTCAGACATCAGATAATCCACACGGGGGAGAAGCCCTATGAATGCCGGGAATGCGGAAAAGCCTTTCGCCAGAGTTCAGCCCTCACGCAACACCAGAAAACCCACACTGGGAAGAGACCATACGAGTGTAGGGAATGTGGGAAAGATTTCAGCCGGAGCTCAAGTCTCCGAAAACACGAGCGCATTCACACGGGTGAGAAACCTTATCAGTGTAAGGAATGCGGGAAATCCTTCAACCAGAGTTCCGGCCTGAGCCAGCACCGCAAAATCCACACCCTGAAGAAGCCTCACGAGTGTGAGCTCTGCGGGAAAGCCTTCTGTCACAGGTCCCACCTGATTCGGCACCAGCGGATTCACACGGGgaagaaaccttacaaatgtgaagagtgtgggaaggccttcagcCAGAGCTCCAACCTCATTGAGCATCGGAAGACGCACACTGGCGAGAAACCCTACAAATGCCATAAGTGTGGTAAGGCCTTCAGCCAGAGCTCATCCCTCATCGAGCACCAGCGCAtccacaccggggagaagccctATGAGTGCGGCCAGTGTGGGAAGGCCTTCTGCCACAGCTCGGCACTGATTCAGCACCAGAGAATCCACACAGGGAAGAAACCCTACACATGCAACGAGTGCGGCAAGGCCTTCCGGCACAGGTCAGCCCTGATCGAACATTATAAAACCCACACCAGAGAGAAGCCCTATGAGTGTAACAAATGCGGCAAGTCCTTCAGGGGAAGCTCACACCTTATTCGGCACCAGAAAATCCATGCTGGGGAGAAGCTCTAG